The Bos taurus isolate L1 Dominette 01449 registration number 42190680 breed Hereford chromosome 18, ARS-UCD2.0, whole genome shotgun sequence genome has a window encoding:
- the GOT2 gene encoding aspartate aminotransferase, mitochondrial has product MALLHSGRFLSGVAAAFHPGLAAAASARASSWWAHVEMGPPDPILGVTEAFKRDTNSKKMNLGVGAYRDDNGKPYVLPSVRKAEAQIAAKNLDKEYLPIAGLAEFCKASAELALGENNEVLKSGRYVTVQTISGTGALRIGASFLQRFFKFSRDVFLPKPTWGNHTPIFRDAGMQLQSYRYYDPKTCGFDFTGAIEDISKIPAQSVILLHACAHNPTGVDPRPEQWKEMATVVKKNNLFAFFDMAYQGFASGDGNKDAWAVRHFIEQGINVCLCQSYAKNMGLYGERVGAFTVVCKDAEEAKRVESQLKILIRPMYSNPPINGARIASTILTSPDLRKQWLHEVKGMADRIISMRTQLVSNLKKEGSSHNWQHIIDQIGMFCYTGLKPEQVERLTKEFSIYMTKDGRISVAGVTSGNVAYLAHAIHQVTK; this is encoded by the exons cTCCTGGTGGGCTCATGTGGAGATGGGGCCCCCAGATCCCATCCTGGGAGTAACAGAAGCCTTTAAGAGAGACACCAACAGCAAAAAGATGAACCTGGGAGTTGGTGCCTACCGGGATGATAATGGAAAGCCTTACGTGCTTCCAAGTGTCCGGAAG GCGGAGGCCCAGATTGCTGCAAAAAATTTGGATAAAGAATACCTGCCCATTGCGGGGCTGGCTGAATTTTGTAAGGCATCTGCAGAACTAGCCCTGGGTGAGAACAATGAAGTGTTGAAAAGTGGCCGG TATGTCACCGTGCAGACCATTTCTGGAACCGGGGCCTTAAGGATCGGAGCCAGTTTTCTG CAAAGATTTTTTAAGTTCAGCCGGGATGTCTTCCTGCCCAAACCAACCTGGGGGAATCATACACCCATCTTCAGGGATGCTGGCATGCAGCTCCAGAGTTATCGGTACTATGACCCCAAGACGTGCGGCTTTGACTTCACAGGCGCTATTGAGGACATTTCA aaaatacCAGCGCAGAGTGTCATTCTCCTGCACGCCTGTGCCCACAACCCCACGGGAGTGGACCCTCGTCCTGAGCAGTGGAAGGAGATGGCGACAGTGGTGAAG aaAAACAATCTCTTTGCATTCTTTGACATGGCCTACCAAGGCTTTGCCAGTGGCGATGGTAACAAGGATGCCTGGGCTGTGCGCCACTTCATCGAACAGGGCATTAATGTTTGTCTCTGCCAGTCCTATGCCAAGAACATGGGCTTATACG GTGAGCGTGTGGGAGCCTTCACTGTGGTCTGCAAAGATGCCGAGGAAGCCAAAAGAGTTGAGTCCCAGTTGAAGATCCTGATCCGTCCCATGTATTCCAACCCCCCTATCAATGGGGCCCGGATTGCCTCCACTATTCTCACCAGCCCGGATTTGCGGAAACAATG GTTGCACGAAGTGAAGGGCATGGCCGACCGCATCATCAGCATGCGGACACAGCTGGTGTCCAACCTCAAGAAGGAGGGCTCCTCCCACAACTGGCAGCACATCATTGACCAGATCGGCATGTTTTGTTACACAGGCCTAAAGCCTGAACAG GTGGAGCGGCTGACCAAGGAGTTCTCCATCTACATGACAAAGGATGGCCGCATCTCTGTGGCAGGGGTCACCTCAGGCAACGTGGCATACCTTGCTCACGCCATTCACCAGGTCACCAAGTAA